The genomic segment CAACGTGGCACGGGTCCTGCGCGTGGCGCCGACCACCGTCTTCGGCTTCGGCAAGGGCACGTACAGCCAGACCAGGTGGCGCTTCGACGCCGTCTGAGGCCGCGCCCGGACGGCCCCGGTCAGGCGAACGGCCCGTCGGTGACGAAGCGACGCAACGATCGGGCGAACTCCCCCGCCGCGCCGGGCGGCCAGGCGGCCAGACTCGCGCCGATGTGATCGGCCAGTCGACGGCGCAGTTCCGCCACCGCGCGCTCGCCCGCGTCGGTGAGCACGAGCAGCGCCGCCCGCCGGTCGGTGGGGTGCGGTTCGCGCCGCACCAGTCCGGCCTCCTCCAGGCGGGTGGCGCGGCGGGTGACGCCGGAGCGGTCGAGTCCGACGTCGGGTGCCAGATCGGCCGCGCTGCGCGGTCCCGTGCGGGCCAGCGCGCTCAGGACCGGATAGGTCACCTCGTCCACCCCCTCGCCCATGCCCTCGGTCAGCGACCGGTGCAGACGCTCCCTGGTCGTCCGCCGCAACAACACGCCCAGCGCGTCGGCGATCTCGTATCCCACCTCGTTGTCCACACCGCAGAGGATAGCGTGCGCGGCGCACGCATATGGTGCTACGGTACGCGAAGGAAATGCGTGCGTTGCGCACGCGTTTCCTTGCTCTCTGCCGCTCACCCGAAAGGTAGGACCTCCCATGGCCCCCACCGGCATCGCCGCCGCGCTCACCGACCTGCTCTTCGATCGCGACCTCCCCCTCGCCGAGGCCGCCGACCGGCACTTCGCCCCGGACTACCGCCAGCGCACCGACGGGGAGTGGGCCGACCGCACCGAATTCCTCGCGCACATCGCCCACTTGCGCACGATCGTGGCCGCCGGTTCCATCGAGGTCCACGACGAGCTCCGCGAGGGGACGCGCTACGCCGACCGACACACGGTCGACATCACCAAGCACGACGGCTCGACCGTGCGCACCGAGGTCTACGTCTTCGCCGATCTGGCCCCCGACGGTCGTTTCCGGCGCATCGAGGAGGTCACCCTCATGCTCCGGGGCGACGAGGCCGACCGGAATCTCGGCAGCGCCCGCTGAATCCGGTCGGCTCGACCCGGGCCCCGCCCGGCCTCAGCCGGTGGGTACCGGCTGCGGCGCGGGCGGCCCGGTGTACCGGGCGATCGGCCGGATGATCTTCGTGTCATCGGCCTGTTCCAGGATGTTCGCGCACCACCCGATCACTCGGCTCACCGTGAAGGTCGGCGTGAACATGTTCCGGGGGATGCCGCACAGCTCCATCACCACACCCGCGTAGAACTCCACGTTGACGTGCAGTTCCCGCCCCGGCTTCAGCTCGGCCAGGATCTCGGTCACCCGACGGTGCACCGTGCCCGCGAACTCCACCAGCGCGACGCCCCGCGCGCCGGTGTGCGGGGCGAGTTCGCGAGCCAATCCGGCCAGCATCACCGCGCGCGGATCCTCGGTGCGGTAGACCGGGTGGCCGAATCCCATGATCCGCTCACCCTCGGCGATCCTGGGCCGCACCCACGCGTCGACCGCGTCGGGCGAGCCGATCGCGTCCAGCGACTCCAGCGCCCGATCCGGCGCACCGCCGTGCAGCGGACCGGAGAACGCGCCGATCGCCCCGACCACGGCGGACACCAGGTCGGCCCCCGTGGAGGCGATCACCCGCGCGGTGAACGTGGAGGCGTTGAAGCCGTGGTCGACGGTGGCGATCAGGTACCGCTCGATCGCCGCCACCCGCTCGGGTTCGGCCTCCTCGCCGGTCACCAGGTAGAGCCAGTTCGCCGCCGTGGACAGATCCGCCCGGGGCTCCAACGGCTCGGCCCCGGCCCGGATCCGGTACAGCGCCGCCAGGATCGTCGGGGTCACCGCCCCCACCAGGAGCGCGTCCGCCCGGCGCCGCTCCGGCGACGACTCCCACAGCGGCGGCAGCGTACGCGCGGCGCCGATCAACGACAGCGCCGTACGCAGTCCGGCGAGCGGATCGAAGCGCTCGCCCGCCGTGGCGATGGAGCGCAACACCGGGCGCAGTTCTTCGGGCAGCACCCGCAGCCGGGCCGACTCGGCGGCGAACGACGCGCGTTCGTCGGCCTCGGGCAGTCGGCCGTACACGAACAGGAACCACACGTCCTCGAACGTCCGGGTGCCGGCCAGCTCGATCGCCGAGTACTGCCGGTAGTGGTAGAAGCCCTTCGCGCCCTGCACATCGCCCAGCTCGGTGGTGGTGACCACCACCCCCTTCAACCCTCTGGGTACTTCGATCCCGCCGTCGACGACGACCGACATGACACGCCTCCCGCTCTGCGCACAGCTCCGCTTCGGCCACCTCGAATGTCGTCCCGACGATCAACTATCGTCAATGTTGATTGCCTCAATACCAGCGGAAGGCGGCGACGAAATGGCTGGTCGACGGGCCGTGCCGGGCGACGAAAGTGACCGGGATTACCTGACCACCGCTCAGGTCGCGCAACGCTTGGGGGTCAAGCCCGAGACCGTCTACGCCTACGTCAGTCGCGGGCTGCTGACGAGCGTGCGCGAGTCGCGACAGCGCGGCAGCCGGTTCGCCGCCGCGGACGTGGAGGAGTTGGCGGGCCGGACCGGCGGCCGGCGCGCCCGCCCCGCCAACGGCTCGATCGAACGCATCCACACCCGGGTGACCCTGTTGGCCGACGACCGGCTCTACTACCGCGGCCGCGACGTGGCCGAACTCACCGGATATCGCCTGGAGTCGGTGGCGCACTGGTTGTGGCGGGGCGTCGACCTCGCCGAGGTGCCCCCGTTCGAGGCCCCCGCCGGGCCGGCCGACCTGGTCCGGCGCACGGTGCGTCTGCTGCCGGACGGCGCCCGGCTCACCGACCGTATCCGGATGATCGTGGCCGCGGCGGGCACCGCCGATCCGTTGCGCTTCGACCTGTCGGAGCAGGCCGTGGTCCGCGCGGGCGAGACGCTGCTCGCGATGATGGCGGACACGCTGCCCCCGTGCCCGGGCGCGCCCCCGCCGACCGGGTCCTGCCTCGCGGCGCGGCTGTGGCCGAAACTGACCGCTCGCGCGGCGACCCCGGAGCACATCCGGTTGCTGAACGCCGCGCTCGTGCTCAAGGCCGACCACGACCTGGCGGTGTCCACGCTGGCCGCGCGGGTGGCGGCCGGCGCCCGGGCGGACGTGTACGCGGTGGTCTCGGCCGGCCTCGGGGTGTTCGACGGCCGGCATCACGGCGCGGCGATCGGCCTGGCGTACCGCTTCCTGCGCGACGCGCTCGACCCGGCCGGCGGCGGCCCGACCGCGGCGGTCGCCGACCGGTTGCGCGCCGGGGAGCGCCTGCCCGGTCTGGGCCACCTGCTCTACGCCGAACACGACCCGCGCGCCGATCTGTTGCTCGGCCTGCTCCGCGAACACGCCGAGCACGACGAGCGGGTCGCCCGGGTGATCCGCACGGTGGACGCGCTGACGCGCGAACCGGCGGCGCGCGCCGAGGTGTTCCCCAACGCGGACCTGGCGCTGGCCGCGTTGGCGCACGCCATGCAGATGCGGCCGGACGCCGGCGAGGCGGTCTTCGCGATGGCCAGGTCGATCGGCTGGCTCGCCCACGCGATGGAGGAGTACCGACAGCCCGGTCTGCGCTACCGGGCCATCGGCGTCTACACGGGCACCCGGCCGCCGAGCCGCTGAGCCGCGACGTCGACGGGCGGGCTCACTCCGCCTGCACCTGCGCCGGGTCGGCGACGGTTTTCAGCCAGTCCTCGACCAGCGCGACCTCCACCCACTGCGGGAACAACTTCTCGGTCAGGAACCGGTGCACTTCGGGGTCGAGGTCCAGGCAGCCGTCCACGAGCACGGTCAGGCCGAAGTCCAGGTCCTGTGCGTGACACAGGGTGTAGAGCACGACACCGCTGGTGGCGATGCCCGCCAGGACGAGACGGTCGATGTCGCGGGCCCGCAGGACCAGGTCGAGGTCGCTGCCGGAGAACGCGCTGCCGCGGCGTTTGGTGACCACGACGTCGCCCTCGCGGGGCGCGATGGCGGGGTGGATCGCGGTGCCCGCCGCGCCCTCGGTGAACAGCCCCATCGCCGCCGAGTTGGTGAGCACCCGGTTGCGCGGGCTCACCTCCGGCTGCCCCGGCCGCAGCCCGATCACGACGTAGATCACGGACATGCCCGCCGCGCGGGCCCCCTCGATCGCCGCGCCGAGCCGGTCCAGGTATCCGGAACCGTCGTCGGCCATCTCGACGATCTCCCGCTGTACGTCCATCACGAGGAGTGCGCCGTTGCCCATGCGTATCGTCCCCTCCCACCACGGACCGCGCGGCCCGTGCGCCGGCCGACACCGCTCCCCGGCGTCGGGTCGTGCCCCGCTCGGTACAGTACGGGGATGGCAAACCCCAGGGAGCAGATTCTCGCCGAACTCGGCGTGCGGACGGCCGTCGTGCCCAAGGTGGAGATCCGGCGCCGGGTCGACTTCCTCAAGGACTACCTGCGGTCGACCCCGGCCAAGGGCTACGTGCTCGGGATCAGCGGCGGCCAGGACAGCACGCTGGCGGGGCGATTGTGCCAACTCGCCGCCGAGGAGTTGCGGGCCGAGGGCCACGAGGCACAGTTCGTCGCGGTACGGCTGCCCTACGGCGTGCAGGCCGACGAGCACGACGCGCAGATCGCGTTGGGGTTCATCCGGCCCGACCGCTCGGTCACGGTGAACGTCAAGCCGGGCGCCGACGCGGTGGCCGCCGAGGTGGCCCGCGGTCTGGCCGAGTCGGCGGGCGGGGAGTCCGAGCTGCGGGACTTCGTGCGCGGCAACCTCAAGGCCCGCGAGCGCATGGTGATCCAGTACGCGATCGCCGGACAGCTGGGCCTGCTCGTGGTGGGCACCGATCATGCCGCCGAGGCGGTGACGGGCTTCTTCACCAAGTACGGCGACGGCGGTGTCGACCTCACCCCGCTGACCGGTCTGACCAAGCGTCAGGGCGCGGCGCTGCTCCAGGAGTTGGGCGCGCCGCCGAGTGCGTGGGAAAAGGTGCCGACCGCCGATCTGGAGGACGACCGTCCCGCGCTGCCCGACGAGGTGGCGCTGGGTCTGACGTACAGTCAGATCGACGAGTACCTGGAGGGTGGCGACGTCGCGCCGGAGGTGGCGGCGCGCCTGGAGTCGACCCATCGCGCGACCCGGCACAAGCGGGCCCAGCCGGTCACGCCCGACGACGACTGGTGGCGCTGAGCGCGCGGTAGCGGATCGGCGTGCGCGACATCGTCCGGGTCGGCCCGTGTGGGCCGACCCGGACGTCGTCGTCACACCAGGTCGAACCGGTCCAGCTCCATCACCTTGGTCCAGGCCGCGACGAAGTCGGCGACGAACTTCTCCTTGGCGTCGTCGCTCGCGTAGACCTCCGCGAGCGCGCGCAGCTCGGAGTTGGACCCGAAGACCAGGTCGACCCGGCTGCCGGTCCACTTGACCTCGCCGGTGGCCGCGTCGCGACCCTCGAACGTGTTCGCGTCCTCCGACGTCGCCTTCCACGTCGTGCCCATGTCGAGCAGGTTGACGAAGAAGTCGTTGCTCAGCACGCCGGGCGTGCTGGTGAACACGCCGAGCGAGGACTCCTGCGAGTTGGCGCCCAGCACGCGCAGCCCGCCGACCAGGACCGTGGTCTCCGGCGCGCTCAGGGTCAGCAGGTTCGCCCGGTCGATGAGCAGGTACTCGGCCGGCAGCCGGTTGCCCTTCGCGAGGTGGTTGCGGAACCCGTCGGCGGTCGGCTCCAGGGCGGCGAACGACTCGACGTCGGTCTCCTCCTGCGAGGC from the Embleya scabrispora genome contains:
- a CDS encoding citrate/2-methylcitrate synthase, which encodes MSVVVDGGIEVPRGLKGVVVTTTELGDVQGAKGFYHYRQYSAIELAGTRTFEDVWFLFVYGRLPEADERASFAAESARLRVLPEELRPVLRSIATAGERFDPLAGLRTALSLIGAARTLPPLWESSPERRRADALLVGAVTPTILAALYRIRAGAEPLEPRADLSTAANWLYLVTGEEAEPERVAAIERYLIATVDHGFNASTFTARVIASTGADLVSAVVGAIGAFSGPLHGGAPDRALESLDAIGSPDAVDAWVRPRIAEGERIMGFGHPVYRTEDPRAVMLAGLARELAPHTGARGVALVEFAGTVHRRVTEILAELKPGRELHVNVEFYAGVVMELCGIPRNMFTPTFTVSRVIGWCANILEQADDTKIIRPIARYTGPPAPQPVPTG
- the nadE gene encoding ammonia-dependent NAD(+) synthetase, producing the protein MANPREQILAELGVRTAVVPKVEIRRRVDFLKDYLRSTPAKGYVLGISGGQDSTLAGRLCQLAAEELRAEGHEAQFVAVRLPYGVQADEHDAQIALGFIRPDRSVTVNVKPGADAVAAEVARGLAESAGGESELRDFVRGNLKARERMVIQYAIAGQLGLLVVGTDHAAEAVTGFFTKYGDGGVDLTPLTGLTKRQGAALLQELGAPPSAWEKVPTADLEDDRPALPDEVALGLTYSQIDEYLEGGDVAPEVAARLESTHRATRHKRAQPVTPDDDWWR
- a CDS encoding citrate synthase; this translates as MAGRRAVPGDESDRDYLTTAQVAQRLGVKPETVYAYVSRGLLTSVRESRQRGSRFAAADVEELAGRTGGRRARPANGSIERIHTRVTLLADDRLYYRGRDVAELTGYRLESVAHWLWRGVDLAEVPPFEAPAGPADLVRRTVRLLPDGARLTDRIRMIVAAAGTADPLRFDLSEQAVVRAGETLLAMMADTLPPCPGAPPPTGSCLAARLWPKLTARAATPEHIRLLNAALVLKADHDLAVSTLAARVAAGARADVYAVVSAGLGVFDGRHHGAAIGLAYRFLRDALDPAGGGPTAAVADRLRAGERLPGLGHLLYAEHDPRADLLLGLLREHAEHDERVARVIRTVDALTREPAARAEVFPNADLALAALAHAMQMRPDAGEAVFAMARSIGWLAHAMEEYRQPGLRYRAIGVYTGTRPPSR
- a CDS encoding MarR family winged helix-turn-helix transcriptional regulator → MDNEVGYEIADALGVLLRRTTRERLHRSLTEGMGEGVDEVTYPVLSALARTGPRSAADLAPDVGLDRSGVTRRATRLEEAGLVRREPHPTDRRAALLVLTDAGERAVAELRRRLADHIGASLAAWPPGAAGEFARSLRRFVTDGPFA
- a CDS encoding nuclear transport factor 2 family protein; translated protein: MAPTGIAAALTDLLFDRDLPLAEAADRHFAPDYRQRTDGEWADRTEFLAHIAHLRTIVAAGSIEVHDELREGTRYADRHTVDITKHDGSTVRTEVYVFADLAPDGRFRRIEEVTLMLRGDEADRNLGSAR
- a CDS encoding cysteine hydrolase family protein; amino-acid sequence: MGNGALLVMDVQREIVEMADDGSGYLDRLGAAIEGARAAGMSVIYVVIGLRPGQPEVSPRNRVLTNSAAMGLFTEGAAGTAIHPAIAPREGDVVVTKRRGSAFSGSDLDLVLRARDIDRLVLAGIATSGVVLYTLCHAQDLDFGLTVLVDGCLDLDPEVHRFLTEKLFPQWVEVALVEDWLKTVADPAQVQAE